One genomic segment of Salvia miltiorrhiza cultivar Shanhuang (shh) unplaced genomic scaffold, IMPLAD_Smil_shh fragScaff_scaffold_79, whole genome shotgun sequence includes these proteins:
- the LOC131003173 gene encoding leucine-rich repeat extensin-like protein 6 codes for MCSACDNPCNTASPPPPPPPTPTNICPPPPSPPSSGGNYYNSPPPPPPTSSYYYQPPPSGGFYKPPPQVPSGPTPPPPNPIVPYFPYYYHIPPPSSSPFKKIPLAFSLITLLLTSIFY; via the coding sequence ATGTGCTCAGCTTGTGACAACCCATGCAACACCgcatcgccgccgcctccgccgccgccaacTCCGACCAACATCTGCCCCCCACCACCGTCTCCTCCCAGCTCCGGCGGCAACTACTACAACtcccctccgccgccgccgcctacaTCGTCATACTACTACCAACCGCCGCCCTCCGGCGGCTTCTACAAGCCTCCGCCGCAGGTCCCCAGCGGCccgacgccgccgccgcccaaCCCTATTGTCCCTTACTTCCCATACTATTACCACATCCCACCACCATCTTCATCGCCATTCAAGAAAATCCCCTTGGCTTTCTCTCTCATCACTCTGCTTCTCACTAGCATCTTTTACTAG